From one Physeter macrocephalus isolate SW-GA chromosome 18, ASM283717v5, whole genome shotgun sequence genomic stretch:
- the LOC102975161 gene encoding LOW QUALITY PROTEIN: casein kinase II subunit alpha-like (The sequence of the model RefSeq protein was modified relative to this genomic sequence to represent the inferred CDS: inserted 3 bases in 2 codons; substituted 1 base at 1 genomic stop codon) — protein sequence MSGPVPSRARVYTDVNTXQTQEYWDYKSHVVEWENQDDYQLVRKLGPGKYSEVFEAINITNNEKVVVKILKPVKKKKIKREIKILENLRGGLNLFTLADIVKDPVSQTPALVFEHVNNTDFKQLYQTLTDYDIRFYMXEILKALDYCHSMGIMHRDVKPHNVMIDHEHRKLRLIDWGLAEFYHPGQEHNVRVASRYFKGPELLVDYQMYDYSLDMWSLGCMLASVIFRKEPFFHGHDNYDQLVRTAKVLGTEDLYDYIDKYNIQLDPRFNGILGRHSRKRWERFVHSENQHLVSPEALDFLDKLLRYDHQSWLTAXEAMEHPYFYTVVKDQAQMGSSSMPGGSMPVSSTNMMSGVS from the exons ATGTCGGGACCCGTGCCAAGCAGGGCCAGAGTTTACACAGATGTTAATA CACAGACCCAAGAGTACTGGGATTACAAGTCACATGTGGTGGAATGGGAAAATCAAGATGACTACCAGCTGGTTAGAAAATTAGGCCCGGGGAAATACAGTGAAGTATTTGAAGCCATCAacatcacaaataatgaaaaagttgttgttaaaattctcaagccagtaaagaagaagaaaatcaagcGTGAAATAAAGATTTTGGAGAATTTGCGAGGCGGTCTCAACCTCTTCACACTGGCAGACATTGTAAAAGACCCGGTGTCACAAACTCCCGCCTTGGTTTTTGAACACGTAAACAACACAGACTTCAAGCAATTGTACCAGACGTTAACAGACTATGATATTCGATTTTACATGTAAGAGATTCTTAAGGCCCTGGATTATTGTCACAGCATGGGGATTATGCACAGAGATGTAAAGCCCCATAATGTCATGATTGATCATGAGCACAGAAAGCTACGGCTAATAGACTGGGGTTTGGCTGAGTTTTACCATCCTGGTCAAGAACATAACGTCCGAGTTGCTTCCCGATATTTCAAAGGTCCTGAGCTACTTGTAgattatcagatgtatgattatAGTTTGGATATGTGGAGCTTGGGTTGTATGCTGGCAAGTGTGATCTTCCGGAAGGAGCCGTTTTTCCATGGACATGACAATTATGATCAGTTGGTGAGGACAGCCAAGGTTCTGGGGACAGAAGATTTATATGACTATATTGACAAATACAACATTCAATTAGATCCACGTTTTAACGGTATCTTGGGCAGACATTCCCGTAAGCGATGGGAACGCTTTGTCCACAGTGAAAACCAGCACCTTGTCAGCCCTGAGGCCTTGGATTTCCTGGACAAGCTGCTGCGGTACGACCACCAGTCATGGCTCACCGC AGAGGCCATGGAGCACCCCTATTTCTACACTGTTGTGAAGGACCAGGCTCAAATGGGCTCATCTAGCATGCCAGGGGGCAGTATGCCTGTCAGTAGCACCAATATGATGTCAGGGGTTTCTTGA
- the ZNF322 gene encoding zinc finger protein 322 produces the protein MYTSEERYNQRTQKRKIYHVCPQKGKKIFIHVHEITQIDDQIYQCLEREQNFCENLTLIMCERTHTGEKPYRCDMCEKTFIQSSDLISHQRIHNYEKPYKCSKCEKSFWHHLALSGHQRTHAGKKFYTCDICGKNFGQSSDLLVHQRSHTGEKPYLCSECDKCFSRSTNLIRHRRTHTGEKPFKCLECEKAFSGKSDLISHQRTHTGERPYKCNKCEKSYRHRSAFIVHKRVHTGEKPYKCGACEKCFGQKSDLIVHQRVHTGEKPYKCLECMRSFTRSANLIRHQATHTHTFKCLEYEKSFNCSSDLIVHQRIHMEEKPHQWSACESGFLLGMDFVAQQKMRTQTEELHYKYGVCDKSFHQSSALLQHQTIHIGEKPYICDVGEKGLELSPPHASEASQMS, from the coding sequence ATGTACACTTCAGAAGAGAGGTATAATCAGAGaactcaaaaaaggaaaatatatcatGTATGCCCTCAGAAGggtaaaaagatttttattcacgTGCATGAGATTACTCAAATAGATGATCAAATATACCAGTGCCTTGAACGTGAGCAAAACTTCTGTGAAAACTTAACTCTTATTATGTGTGAGAGAACCCATACTGGGGAGAAACCTTATAGATGTGATATGTGTGAGAAAACCTTCATCCAAAGCTCAGATCTTATTTCACACCAGAGGATCCACAATTATGAGAAACCTTATAAATGTAGCAAATGTGAGAAGAGCTTTTGGCACCACTTAGCCCTTTCAGGACACCAGAGAACACATGCAGGTAAAAAATTCTATACATGTGATATTTGTGGCAAGAATTTTGGTCAGAGCTCTGATCTGCTTGTCCACCAGCGAAGCCATACAGGCGAGAAACCGTATCTATGTAGTGAGTGTGACAAATGCTTCAGCCGAAGTACAAACCTCATAAGACACCGAAGAACTCACACAGGTGAGAAACCATTTAAGTGTCTGGAGTGTGAAAAAGCTTTTAGTGGGAAATCAGATCTTATTAGCCACCAGAGAACTCATACTGGTGAAAGGCCCTACAAATGTAATAAGTGTGAGAAAAGTTACCGACACCGTTCAGCCTTCATTGTTCATAAAAgagttcatactggagagaagccctataAGTGTGGTGCCTGTGAGAAATGCTTTGGCCAGAAATCAGACCTTATTGTACACCAGAGAGTCCACACAGGTGAGAAGCCGTATAAATGCTTAGAATGTATGCGAAGTTTTACTCGGAGCGCCAACCTAATCAGGCACCAGGCAACTCACACTCACACTTTTAAATGCCTGGAATATGAGAAAAGTTTCAACTGTAGTTCAGACCTTATTGTGCATCAAAGAATTCACATGGAAGAGAAACCACATCAGTGGTCTGCATGTGAGAGTGGCTTCCTCCTGGGCATGGACTTTGTTGCCCAACAGAAAATGAGAACTCAGACAGAGGAGCTGCATTATAAATACGGTGTCTGTGATAAAAGCTTTCACCAGAGCTCAGCACTTCTTCAACATCAGACAATCCACATCGGTGAAAAACCATATATCTGTGATGTGGGTGAAAAAGGTCTTGAGCTCAGCCCTCCCCATGCATCAGAAGCCTCACAAATGTCTTGA
- the LOC129391338 gene encoding LOW QUALITY PROTEIN: olfactory receptor 2M2-like (The sequence of the model RefSeq protein was modified relative to this genomic sequence to represent the inferred CDS: inserted 4 bases in 2 codons; substituted 1 base at 1 genomic stop codon): protein MEWVNQTFSPDFILMGIFSHMPTHIFLLSLVLGLFTVALLANAVMVLLIYLDTRFHTPMYFLLSQLSLMDLMLICTTVPKMACNYLSGRKSISVAGCEAQIFFYVSLFGAEGFLFAVMAYDHYVAICYPLQYPNLMNWKVCGLMAAFSWILGVFDGIVDVAATLSLLYCSQEISQFFCEVPALLHLSYTDASTFETXIFICCAVMFLFPLSLIIISYTCVVITVVCMSSAXKAFTTCTSHLIVVVMYYGAAMFIYMRPTSNLSPTXDKMVSAFYTILTPMLNPLIYSLRNKD, encoded by the exons aTGGAATGGGTGAATCAGACATTTAGCCCTGACTTCATCTTGATGGGAATTTTTAGTCACATGCCCACTCATATCTTTCTGCTCTCTCTGGTCCTGGGCCTCTTCACAGTGGCGCTCTTGGCAAACGCTGTCATGGTTCTCCTCATCTACCTGGACACCCGGTTCCACACCCCCATGTACTTCCTCCTCAGCCAACTCTCCCTCATGGACCTCATGCTCATCTGCACCACTGTCCCCAAGATGGCCTGCAACTACCTCTCTGGCAGGAAGTCCATTTCTGTAGCAGGATGTGAAGCCCAGATATTCTTCTATGTGTCCCTATTTGGTGCTGAGGGCTTCTTGTTTGCTGTCATGGCCTATGACCACTATGTTGCCATCTGCTACCCTCTTCAGTACCCTAATCTCATGAACTGGAAAGTCTGTGGACTCATGGCTGCCTTCTCATGGATCCTTGGTGTCTTTGATGGGATTGTTGATGTAGCTGCTACTTTGTCCCTTTTGTATTGTTCCCAAGAAATATCCCAGTTCTTCTGTGAAGTCCCAGCACTCCTACATCTCTCATACACAGATGCTTCCACATTTGAAAC CATATTTATCTGTTGTGCAGTAATGTTCCTCTTCCCTTTGTCACTCATCATCATCTCCTACACATGTGTAGTTATAACTGTTGTTTGCATGAGTTCTGC CAAGGCTTTCACCACCTGTACTTCACACCTTATTGTTGTAGTGATGTATTACGGAGCAGCTATGTTCATATATATGAGGCCCACTTCTAATCTTTCCCCAACCTAGGACAAGATGGTGTCAGCCTTCTACACCATTCTCACTCCCATGCTGAATCCCCTTATATACAGCCTCCGGAACAAAGACTAG
- the LOC102985988 gene encoding LOW QUALITY PROTEIN: olfactory receptor 2M2-like (The sequence of the model RefSeq protein was modified relative to this genomic sequence to represent the inferred CDS: deleted 1 base in 1 codon), which yields MEWVNQTFSPDFILMGIFSHMPTHIFLLSLVLGLFTVALLTNAVMVLLIYLDTRFHTPMYFLLSQLSLMDLMLICTTVPKMACNYLSGRKSISVAGCEAQIFFYVSLFGAEGFLFAVMAYDHYVAICYPLQYPNLMNWKVCGLMAASSWILGVSDGIVDVAATLSFSCCSFREISLFFCDIPALLPLSCTDTSTIETSIFSCCVLMLLFPLSLIIISYTHVIITVGRMSSGEGRHKAFTTYTSHLIVVVMYYGAAMFMYMRPTSKRSPTQDRMVSTLYTILTPVLTPLPYSLWNKDVAKGTKEGEI from the exons aTGGAATGGGTGAATCAGACATTTAGCCCTGACTTCATCTTGATGGGAATTTTTAGTCACATGCCCACTCATATCTTTCTGCTCTCTCTGGTCCTGGGCCTCTTCACAGTGGCGCTCTTGACAAACGCTGTCATGGTTCTCCTCATCTACCTGGACACCCGGTTCCACACCCCCATGTATTTCCTCCTCAGCCAACTCTCCCTCATGGACCTCATGCTCATCTGCACCACTGTCCCCAAGATGGCCTGCAACTACCTCTCTGGCAGGAAGTCCATTTCTGTAGCAGGATGTGAAGCCCAGATATTCTTCTATGTGTCCCTATTTGGTGCTGAGGGCTTCTTGTTTGCTGTCATGGCCTATGACCACTATGTTGCCATCTGCTACCCTCTTCAGTACCCTAATCTCATGAACTGGAAAGTCTGTGGACTCATGGCTGCCTCCTCATGGATCCTTGGTGTCTCTGATGGGATTGTTGATGTAGCTGCTACTTTGTCCTTCTCCTGTTGTAGCTTCCGAGAAATATCCCTGTTCTTCTGTGATATCCCGGCACTCCTACCTCTCTCATGCACAGATACTTCCACAATTGAAACATCTATTTTTAGCTGTTGTGTATTAATGCTCCTCTTCCCTTTGTCACTCATCATTATCTCCTACACACATGTAATTATAACG GTGGGCCGCATGAGTTCTGGGGAGGGTCGGCACAAGGCTTTCACCACCTATACTTCACACCTTATTGTTGTAGTGATGTATTACGGAGCAGCTATGTTCATGTATATGCGGCCCACTTCTAAGCGTTCCCCAACCCAGGACAGGATGGTGTCAACCTTGTACACCATTCTCACTCCCGTGCTGACTCCACTTCCATATAGCCTCTGGAACAAAGATGTGGCCAAAGGTACTAAGGAAGGGGAAATCTAG